The uncultured Cohaesibacter sp. region TTCCTTGCGCTTTTGGCAAGCAAGGCGACCGGTTCGAACAATGGTCCGAGTTGATCTTCCCAATCGTCGGCATCATCAAGCCCCAAAGCGTCAAAGTCGATTCCCTTGCCACGCGCTGCCAGCATCGCTTTGAGATTGGCGGCTCCCGGTTTTGCCACGGTTCCTTGAGGCCGCAAAAGAACCGCCCCCTTGTCAGGGTCGGAAAAGCCGATTTTCTCGCGCACTTCCGTCATGGCAACTTCAAGGCCCAACGGCACCAGAGCGGACAGTGTCTCGGAAAGCAGCTTGATATCTTCCGGTTCACTGACCGGCAAAGACACTGTCGGGTAGCGCTTTTGAGGCCCGAAATTGATATCGACAAAAGGCCGGATCACATCACGGTTGATCGTCGCGGCAAGCTGGCGAGCGTCAGACAACTGGATATCAAGCCGCACTTCATTGTGCACCTCGGCCTGGGCAAGACTGGAGCCGTCATCGGTGGTCATGGTTTGACCAAGCACGCCCTTTGAAATCTGCTTGTCGAGATACTCGGCGAATTTTTCAAAAACGCTGTCACCACCGGTCGAGGGATTGGTGATGAACTCGATATCCATGTTCTTCTGGATGATACCTGCAGCGTCGTTGGCGATCCCCACGACAGCACGCAACAGTCGGGCCTTATCCTCATCACTAGCAGAGCTATCATATTTACCCACGCGCAGGGGCATGCCGAACACTTCATTGTAAGCGGCCCAGCCGCGCAACGTAAAAGACTTGAGCATGTAGGCCCAGGCGGCGACCCGCGCCAATCCAGTCCGGATTTGCAAGCCCGATTTGAGCCTCGGCATATGAATGATGAATTTGCCCGGTGTCAGTTCCAGCCCGTCCGGATCGCCATCCGATCGAAGACGCAATGTCTTGGCCTTCTCGCGGTCAAACTGGAAGTGCCG contains the following coding sequences:
- a CDS encoding DUF935 domain-containing protein, whose amino-acid sequence is MAENKAVIYDLHGKPMKVEKKTLSSDTVSVRPFSSKFAESFYSELTPPRLKRILNAASLGNFDDFIKMAEFMEEEDAHYAAVLGSRKRAVSSIDPVVDAAEGQDEIAEAVKQLVEQPQFSDMLDDALDALGKSFSVIEQTWSISDGFLMPTVFTWLDQRHFQFDREKAKTLRLRSDGDPDGLELTPGKFIIHMPRLKSGLQIRTGLARVAAWAYMLKSFTLRGWAAYNEVFGMPLRVGKYDSSASDEDKARLLRAVVGIANDAAGIIQKNMDIEFITNPSTGGDSVFEKFAEYLDKQISKGVLGQTMTTDDGSSLAQAEVHNEVRLDIQLSDARQLAATINRDVIRPFVDINFGPQKRYPTVSLPVSEPEDIKLLSETLSALVPLGLEVAMTEVREKIGFSDPDKGAVLLRPQGTVAKPGAANLKAMLAARGKGIDFDALGLDDADDWEDQLGPLFEPVALLAKSAR